A single window of Neospora caninum Liverpool complete genome, chromosome XII DNA harbors:
- a CDS encoding putative zinc finger (C3HC4 RING finger) protein, which produces MSVRFACFAPELPGRIQQQRQTRHPCRLLAVLLTVQAVLSLRAVAVTAWRRIRIEPTHELHAATSPPERMEGTSADMDRAESGESQTHELRSTSHTKSLAETDEAPLPHGDEEEVSSTTRPRRQLQSRNSKIEERKEKRGTGEGGDNDSPDEKADGTACLFCQGKCRGPTATACGHIYCWGCITRWILQQQRDQTAAACPVCR; this is translated from the coding sequence ATGTCGGTCCGCTTTGCGTGCTTCGCTCCCGAGTTGCCTGGTCGAATACAACAACAACGGCAGACGCGGCATCCATGTAGGCTTCTTGCGGTTTTGTTGACGGTTCAAGCGgtcctgtctcttcgagCTGTCGCCGTAACTGCATGGAGGCGTATTCGCATTGAGCCTACCCATGAGCTTCACGCAGCAACTTCTCCCCCCGAGAGGATGGAAGGGACTTCAGCGGATATGGATCGGGCAGAATCCGGGGAAAGCCAAACTCATGAACTTCGTTCGACCAGTCACACAAAGTCATTAGCAGAGACTGACGAGGCTCCACTGCCTCACggtgacgaagaagaggtcAGCAGCACGACACGTCCGAGGAGGCAGCTCCAGTCCAGAAACAGTAAAatcgaagagaggaaagagaagcggggGACGGGAGAGGGCGGCGATAATGATTCACCCGATGAGAAGGCGGACGGAACGGCGTGCTTATTTTGTCAAGGCAAGTGTCGTGGCCCAACAGCAACGGCCTGCGGCCATATCTACTGTTGGGGATGTATCACCCGATGGATACTGCAGCAACAACGTGACCAGACTGCAGCCGCGTGTCCAGTCTGCAGGTGA
- a CDS encoding putative mitochondrial carrier family protein produces the protein MGLQQVLVSSSVSGLLVGSICTPFDVVKNFWQFNPACEANRANLTSSHVVRLLYRQQGLAGFWRGVIPAYATIIPANVTFFFAYERRRPDESPAWAGIKARAAAVVVTAPMELIRTRMQASIGIPGQCRTIRQVLAQLVQLGGVSSLWKGVLPTLVRDLPFSAIYWQTAEYMKAWGDSIIARNERKRVQQPCSPPVRTADGMPEKKGESNLQRNTAGNSTTVSSENVPRIARQRDDKYFSSLDRTGTACSVPASSSGASSCCSQSSSTSLSASPLSFSSSLYQSFVFPFFSGAVASAIACVVTHPFDVLKTNVQAGCQQIEPHARKMGYIHLVSRGFVDVARTVYAQQGLRGFTVGLTPRLLKIVPSCAVLLASYEVTKYLYSESLLDSM, from the coding sequence ATGGGTCTGCAGCAGGTCCTTGTTTCAAGCTCGGTGAGCGGGCTTCTGGTAGGATCGATCTGCACACCTTTCGACGTGGTGAAAAATTTTTGGCAGTTCAACCCCGCCTGCGAGGCGAATCGGGCGAATTTAACATCCTCCCATGTTGTTCGTCTGCTGTACAGACAACAGGGCCTAGCCGGCTTTTGGCGAGGCGTTATTCCAGCGTATGCGACAATTATTCCGGCAAACGTGACCTTCTTTTTCGCATAtgagcgccgccgcccgGACGAAAGCCCAGCATGGGCGGGTATCAAGGCCCGTGCAGCAGCAGTCGTTGTAACTGCGCCAATGGAGCTAATTAGGACGAGAATGCAAGCCTCAATAGGTATCCCCGGGCAGTGTCGGACCATTCGTCAGGTCCTTGCTCAGCTGGTCCAGCTGGGAGGAGTTTCCAGCCTTTGGAAGGGCGTTCTCCCGACGCTCGTCCGAGATTTACCTTTTTCGGCAATCTATTGGCAAACGGCGGAATACATGAAAGCCTGGGGCGACAGCATAATCGCTAGGAATGAGCGAAAAAGAGTGCAACAGCCGTGTTCGCCGCCTGTGAGAACCGCAGACGGCATGCctgagaaaaagggagaaagcaaTCTACAGCGGAATACGGCTGGGAACTCCACAACCGTAAGTTCAGAAAATGTGCCAAGGAtagcgaggcagagggatGACAAGtatttctcctctcttgaCAGAACGGGCACCGCCTGCTCCGTGCCCGCCTCTTCATCTGGAGCCTCGTCCTGCTGCTCGCAATCGTCTTCCACTTCCTTGAGTGCGTCGCCTCTcagcttctcctcctctctttaTCAGTCGtttgtgtttcctttcttctcaggCGCAGTTGCGTCAGCCATTGCATGTGTGGTAACGCACCCGTTCGATGTTCTCAAGACAAATGTCCAAGCGGGGTGCCAGCAAATCGAGCCCCACGCCCGGAAGATGGGCTACATTCATCTTGTGTCTCGGGGATTCGTAGATGTCGCCAGGACAGTGTATGCACAGCAAGGTTTGCGAGGCTTTACTGTCGGCTTGACCCCCCGTCTTTTGAAGATTGTCCCCTCGTGCGCAGTCCTGCTGGCATCTTATGAAGTCACAAAATATCTTTACAGTGAGTCTCTGCTTGACTCCATGTGA
- a CDS encoding GTP-binding nuclear protein Ran, related, translating into MAAAAAQAVPEFKLILVGDGGVGKTTLVKRHLTGEFEKKYIPTLGVEVHPLKFQTNFGMITFNVWDTAGQEKFGGLRDGYYIKGQCAIMMFDVTARITYKNIPNWYRDITRVCENIPIVLVGNKVDVKDRQVKARQIQFHRKRNLQYYDISARSNYNFEKPFLWLARRLTNQPALSFVGEHAKAPEIQIDPNLVQEAERELQAAVSTAIDDDDEDL; encoded by the exons atggcagctgcagcggccCAGGCAGTCCCCGAGTTCAAACTCATCCTCGTCGGCGATGGGGGTGTCGGGAAAACAACTCTCGTCAAGAGACACTTGACAG GAGAGTTCGAGAAGAAATACATCCCCACTCTTGGTGTTGAAGTCCACCCGCTGAAGTTCCAGACCAACTTCGGCATGATCACCTTCAATGTCTGGGATACTGCCGGTCAAGAGAAGTTCGGAGGCCTCCGCGATGGCTATTACATCAAG GGACAGTGTGCCATCATGATGTTCGATGTCACGGCGCGTATCACGTACAAGAACATTCCCAACTGGTACAGAGATATTACGAGGGTGTGCGAGAACATCCCCATTGTCCTTGTTGGCAACAAG GTTGATGTCAAGGACCGCCAAGTGAAAGCTCGCCAGATTCAGTTTCACCGAAAGCGGAACCTTCAGTATTATGACATCAGTGCTCGTTCCAACTACAACTTCGAAAAGCCTTTCCTCTGGCTGGCGCGCCGCCTGACAAATCAGCCGGCGCTCTCCTTTGTTG GTGAGCATGCGAAAGCTCCTGAAATCCAGATTGACCCGAATCTCGTgcaggaagcggagagagagctgCAGGCTGCCGTGAGCACCGCCATTGATGACGATGATGAGGACCTGTGA